One segment of Procambarus clarkii isolate CNS0578487 chromosome 1, FALCON_Pclarkii_2.0, whole genome shotgun sequence DNA contains the following:
- the LOC123758425 gene encoding uncharacterized transmembrane protein DDB_G0289901-like, with amino-acid sequence MSDKAAMFDQENDKPSPSVDVIPPGNGGATYGKGNGGATYGKGNGGATYGKGNGGATYGKGNGGATYGKGNGGATYGKGNGGATYGKGNGGATYGKGNGGATYGKGNGGATYGKGNGGATYGKGNGGATYGKGNGGATYGKGNGGATYGKGNGGATYGKGNGGATYGKGNGGATYGKGNGGATYGKGNGGATYGKGNSGATYGKGNGGATYGKGNGGATYGKGNGGATYGKGNGGATYGKGNGGATYGKGNGGATYGKGTGAIYKRTMVEPHMGRGNGGATYGKGNGGATYGKGNGGATYGKGNGGATYGKGNGGATYGKGNGGATYGKGNGGATYGKGNGGATYGKGNGGATYGKGNGGATYGKGNGGATYGKGNGGATYGKGNGGATYGKGNGGATYGKGNGGATYGKGNGGATYGKGNGGATYGKGNGGATYGKGNGGATYGKGNGGATYGKGNGGATYGKGNERTKIMVQKKQTLEMW; translated from the exons ATGTCAGATAAAGCAGCAATGTTTGATCAGGAAAATGACAAACCATCACCATCAGTGGATGTCATCCCACCC GGCAATGGTGGAGCCACATATGGGAAGGGCAACGGTGGAGCCACATATGGGAAGGGCAACGGTGGAGCCACATATGGGAAGGGCAACGGTGGAGCCACATATGGGAAGGGCAACGGTGGAGCCACATATGGGAAGGGCAACGGTGGAGCCACATATGGGAAGGGCAACGGTGGAGCCACATATGGGAAGGGCAACGGTGGAGCCACATATGGGAAGGGCAATGGTGGAGCCACATATGGGAAGGGCAATGGTGGAGCCACATATGGGAAGGGCAACGGTGGAGCCACATATGGGAAGGGCAACGGTGGAGCCACATATGGGAAGGGCAATGGTGGAGCCACATATGGGAAGGGCAACGGTGGAGCCACATATGGGAAGGGCAACGGTGGAGCCACATATGGGAAGGGCAACGGTGGAGCCACATATGGGAAGGGCAATGGTGGAGCCACATATGGGAAGGGCAACGGTGGAGCCACATATGGGAAGGGCAACGGTGGAGCCACATATGGGAAGGGCAACAGTGGAGCCACATATGGGAAGGGCAATGGTGGAGCCACATATGGGAAGGGCAATGGTGGAGCCACATATGGGAAGGGCAACGGTGGAGCCACATATGGGAAGGGCAACGGTGGAGCCACATATGGGAAGGGCAATGGTGGAGCCACATATGGGAAGGGCAATGGTGGAGCCACATATGGGAAGGGCACTGGAGCTATATATAAGAGGACCATGGTGGAGCCACATATGGGAAGG GGCAATGGTGGAGCCACATATGGGAAGGGCAACGGTGGAGCCACATATGGGAAGGGCAATGGTGGAGCCACATATGGGAAGGGCAATGGTGGAGCCACATATGGGAAGGGCAATGGTGGAGCCACATATGGGAAGGGCAACGGTGGAGCCACATATGGGAAGGGCAATGGTGGAGCCACATATGGGAAGGGCAATGGTGGAGCCACATATGGGAAGGGCAATGGTGGAGCCACATATGGGAAGGGCAATGGTGGAGCCACATATGGGAAGGGCAACGGTGGAGCCACATATGGGAAGGGCAATGGTGGAGCCACATATGGGAAGGGCAATGGTGGAGCCACATATGGGAAGGGCAACGGTGGAGCCACATATGGGAAGGGCAACGGTGGAGCCACATATGGGAAGGGCAATGGTGGAGCCACATATGGGAAGGGCAATGGTGGAGCCACATATGGGAAGGGCAATGGTGGAGCCACATATGGGAAGGGCAATGGTGGAGCCACTTATGGGAAGGGCAATGGTGGAGCCACGTATGGGAAGGGCAATGGTGGAGCCACATATGGGAAGGGCAATGAGAGAACAAAAATAATGGTTCAGAAAAAACAAACTCTGGAAATGTGGTAA